A window of the Xiashengella succiniciproducens genome harbors these coding sequences:
- a CDS encoding carboxyl transferase domain-containing protein produces the protein MASKAEQNTSDRAKAREKVNRDLAAELLERIRQATKGGPQKMREKHQARGKLLARDRVNLLVDPHTPFLELSPLAANGQYNDEFPAAGIVTGIGIVHGREVMIVANDATVKGGTYVHETIKKHLRAQEIAEQNKLPCIYMVDSGGIFLPEQANVFPDKDDFGRIFFNQARMSAKGIAQIAIVMGSCTAGGAYIPAMCDETIIVRNQGTIFLAGPPLVKAATGEEVSAEELGGAEVHTSISGVADHIAEDDEDAIRICRRIFENMPCQTKYPLDRVETKGPKGLSEDLYSLIPTQGESWPDVREIINLIIDGDSFQEFKANYGTTLVTGFARLFGYQVGVLANNGILFSESALKGTHFIQLCNSRGIPMIFLQNITGFMVGREYEHKGIAKDGAKMVNALANSQVPFFTVIIGGSYGAGNYAMGGRAYNPRFLFMWPNARISVMGARQAAQVLITLKQEQAAATGGTVSQEELEAIEQSIFRKYESEGSPWYSTSRLWDDGVIDPAQTRSILGMVLESSLNAPSESASYGIFRM, from the coding sequence ATGGCTTCAAAAGCAGAGCAAAATACATCCGACAGGGCTAAAGCAAGGGAAAAGGTCAACAGAGACCTGGCAGCAGAACTACTTGAGCGTATCCGCCAGGCGACTAAGGGTGGCCCGCAAAAGATGCGTGAGAAACACCAGGCGCGAGGTAAACTCCTGGCTCGGGACCGTGTCAACCTGCTGGTTGACCCGCATACTCCCTTTCTGGAACTTTCACCCCTGGCTGCAAACGGCCAGTACAATGACGAGTTTCCTGCTGCAGGGATAGTAACTGGTATCGGCATCGTCCACGGCAGGGAGGTTATGATTGTTGCCAATGACGCCACAGTCAAAGGGGGAACATACGTACACGAAACTATAAAGAAGCACCTTAGGGCTCAGGAGATTGCTGAGCAAAACAAGCTACCCTGTATCTACATGGTTGACTCCGGAGGAATTTTCCTTCCTGAACAGGCCAACGTCTTCCCTGACAAGGATGACTTTGGCCGTATCTTCTTCAACCAGGCTCGCATGTCGGCTAAGGGCATTGCCCAGATTGCAATTGTAATGGGATCTTGTACTGCCGGTGGCGCCTATATCCCGGCCATGTGTGATGAGACAATAATTGTCAGGAATCAGGGAACCATCTTCCTTGCAGGTCCACCGCTTGTCAAAGCAGCTACTGGGGAAGAAGTCAGTGCTGAGGAACTTGGTGGTGCTGAAGTGCACACCTCCATCTCAGGTGTGGCAGACCATATTGCAGAAGACGACGAAGATGCCATCAGAATATGCAGGCGCATCTTTGAAAATATGCCTTGCCAAACCAAATACCCGCTTGACAGGGTTGAAACAAAGGGTCCCAAAGGCCTCAGCGAAGATCTTTACTCACTTATTCCTACTCAGGGAGAAAGCTGGCCCGATGTCAGGGAGATTATCAACCTGATTATTGACGGAGACAGTTTTCAGGAGTTTAAAGCCAACTACGGTACAACGCTGGTAACGGGCTTTGCCCGCCTCTTTGGCTACCAGGTCGGTGTACTGGCAAACAACGGCATACTCTTTTCGGAGTCGGCCCTGAAAGGCACTCACTTTATTCAGCTATGCAACAGCCGTGGCATACCCATGATCTTCCTGCAAAACATTACAGGATTTATGGTAGGCCGTGAATATGAACACAAAGGGATCGCAAAGGATGGGGCCAAGATGGTTAATGCACTGGCCAACTCCCAGGTTCCTTTCTTTACTGTGATTATCGGGGGATCATACGGGGCAGGCAACTATGCAATGGGTGGCAGGGCTTATAATCCACGCTTCCTCTTTATGTGGCCAAATGCCCGCATCTCAGTGATGGGCGCCCGTCAGGCTGCCCAGGTGCTAATCACTCTCAAGCAGGAACAGGCTGCTGCAACAGGAGGAACAGTCTCGCAAGAGGAACTGGAGGCTATCGAACAAAGCATCTTCCGGAAATACGAGTCTGAAGGTTCTCCCTGGTACAGTACCTCACGTCTTTGGGATGACGGGGTGATCGATCCGGCCCAAACCCGCAGCATACTTGGCATGGTACTCGAAAGCTCACTCAATGCCCCGTCTGAAAGTGCCAGCTATGGAATATTCAGAATGTAG
- a CDS encoding GYDIA family GHMP kinase — translation MEFCHANGKLLLSGEYLVLHGAKALALPLKQGQSFSFTPAEPGKLHWVAKEQGRIWLDCTFDANLEILEENKLQDTEVLQKHNNTDPPNNSAEALQKILKEAAALMKGREFPTGLRVECKLEFRRDWGWGSSSTLLWMLGRWLNIDPYTLMDRTIGGSGYDIACAGSNDPLFYRRLPGQQAEVVVAPFNPPFLSQLGVVWTGRKQSSASEVKRFLQQRAKDQGLINRISEISEQMAQINTAREFSTLMDEHERLVAGATGLKPVREQIFPDFPGSIKSLGAWGGDFVLFMARDTDFDTAQYFTDKGYKTLFGLGELLYR, via the coding sequence ATGGAGTTCTGCCACGCAAACGGAAAACTGCTATTATCTGGCGAGTACCTCGTACTTCACGGAGCTAAGGCTCTTGCCTTGCCACTGAAACAGGGACAAAGTTTCAGTTTCACTCCGGCAGAACCCGGAAAGCTCCACTGGGTGGCAAAGGAACAGGGCCGGATCTGGCTTGACTGCACCTTTGATGCAAACCTGGAGATCTTGGAGGAGAACAAGCTCCAAGATACAGAGGTATTACAAAAACACAATAATACGGATCCCCCCAATAACAGTGCTGAGGCACTTCAAAAGATATTAAAAGAAGCCGCTGCCTTGATGAAGGGCAGGGAGTTTCCTACCGGATTAAGGGTAGAATGCAAGCTTGAATTTAGGCGTGACTGGGGCTGGGGAAGTAGTTCGACTCTCCTCTGGATGTTAGGCAGATGGCTCAATATTGACCCCTATACCCTAATGGACAGAACGATAGGAGGTTCAGGTTATGACATTGCCTGCGCAGGTAGTAACGATCCCTTGTTTTATAGACGCCTTCCAGGACAACAAGCAGAAGTCGTGGTTGCTCCATTTAATCCGCCCTTTCTTAGCCAGCTTGGAGTAGTTTGGACTGGCAGAAAGCAAAGTTCGGCAAGCGAGGTAAAGCGCTTCCTGCAGCAAAGAGCCAAAGACCAGGGGTTGATCAACAGGATCAGTGAGATTTCGGAACAAATGGCGCAGATCAACACTGCAAGGGAGTTTTCCACACTTATGGACGAGCATGAAAGGCTGGTGGCCGGAGCCACCGGACTGAAACCTGTCAGGGAGCAAATATTTCCTGACTTTCCAGGCAGCATCAAATCACTTGGAGCCTGGGGAGGGGATTTTGTGCTTTTCATGGCAAGGGATACAGACTTTGACACAGCACAATATTTCACAGACAAAGGCTACAAGACTCTTTTCGGGCTTGGTGAACTTTTGTACAGGTAG
- a CDS encoding restriction endonuclease produces MSRQVLIKKASGEFVPFSKEKLATSLERSGASDETVSLVLKDIESWVVEGTTTAKLYRRAFMLLRRHQKFTAARYSLKNALMELGPTGYAFEKLMGHVFRAMGFSVEVGIEVEGKCVTHEVDVLATNHKHQHFVECKFYNSPGKSANVQVPLYIRSRVNDIIDKRRTQEQYKDFGFHGWVATNTRFTSDAQSFGECSGLNLISWDYPENRSLKRLVEDNQLFPITALTNLTKAEKEKLLSDGVVLCKEINDNPELLKILDLKPAKLKQVLYEVKDLSVKK; encoded by the coding sequence ATGAGCAGGCAAGTATTGATAAAGAAGGCATCGGGAGAGTTTGTTCCATTTTCTAAGGAAAAGCTTGCTACTTCTTTGGAGCGTTCAGGTGCAAGTGATGAAACTGTTTCACTTGTTCTAAAGGATATTGAGTCATGGGTTGTGGAGGGAACTACAACGGCAAAGCTTTACAGGAGGGCATTTATGCTGCTTCGCAGACACCAGAAATTCACGGCTGCACGGTATAGTCTCAAGAATGCATTGATGGAACTGGGACCTACAGGTTATGCATTTGAGAAGCTTATGGGGCATGTCTTCAGGGCCATGGGCTTCAGTGTGGAGGTTGGCATAGAGGTGGAAGGTAAGTGTGTAACACATGAGGTAGATGTGCTTGCAACTAATCACAAGCACCAGCACTTCGTGGAATGTAAGTTTTACAACAGTCCCGGCAAAAGCGCCAATGTCCAGGTTCCCCTTTACATCCGGTCAAGAGTCAATGACATTATTGATAAGAGAAGGACCCAGGAGCAGTACAAGGACTTTGGATTTCATGGTTGGGTAGCTACCAACACTCGTTTTACCAGTGATGCTCAATCCTTTGGTGAATGTAGTGGTCTGAATCTGATTAGCTGGGACTACCCAGAAAACAGGAGTCTGAAACGACTTGTTGAGGACAATCAGCTATTTCCCATCACAGCACTGACCAACCTGACCAAGGCAGAGAAGGAAAAGCTGCTTTCAGACGGTGTTGTGTTGTGCAAGGAAATCAACGACAACCCAGAGCTGCTAAAGATTCTCGATCTGAAACCGGCGAAACTCAAGCAGGTATTATATGAGGTGAAGGACCTGAGTGTTAAGAAATAA
- a CDS encoding acyl-CoA dehydrogenase family protein: MNPLLTEQHEALRREIREFAEREIAPKAAMLDENEEFSVELTHKMGNAGILGLNMPKEYGGRGLDTLSYIIAVEELARIDSSQAATVVAHNSLGLVPILDYGTEEQKMKYLPQLTTGQKLWGFGLTEENAGSDALGTETTAVRDGDHWVINGAKRFITNASTPITLGVTLQVKTTEESGQSRLTTILVERDTPGFKAERMLGKMMWRAADTAKLTFDNCRVPYTNLLGKEGQGAKYMLKTLDGGRLSVAAMGLGLAQGAYELAHKHAKTRVQFGKPIIRNQAISFKLADMDMKLELARNTLYKACILKDRGYSYTREAAIAKLYTSEIAREIADEAVQIFGGSGLFKNNPVERFYRDQRLLQIGEGTSEILRLVISRLL, encoded by the coding sequence ATGAACCCGCTATTGACAGAGCAGCATGAGGCGCTGAGAAGAGAGATTAGGGAATTTGCCGAAAGGGAGATTGCGCCCAAAGCTGCCATGCTTGACGAGAATGAGGAGTTCTCGGTTGAACTTACACACAAGATGGGCAACGCCGGTATCCTGGGCCTTAACATGCCTAAGGAATATGGAGGACGTGGCCTGGATACGCTTTCATATATTATTGCGGTTGAGGAACTTGCCCGCATTGACAGTTCGCAGGCCGCCACAGTGGTGGCCCACAACAGTCTGGGTCTGGTGCCGATACTGGATTACGGTACCGAGGAGCAGAAGATGAAATACCTGCCACAGCTGACTACCGGACAAAAGCTTTGGGGCTTTGGTCTGACTGAAGAGAACGCAGGATCTGATGCTCTTGGAACGGAGACGACGGCTGTGAGGGATGGTGATCACTGGGTTATTAATGGTGCTAAGAGGTTTATTACAAACGCCTCCACTCCCATTACCCTTGGGGTGACCCTGCAGGTCAAGACTACTGAGGAGTCAGGTCAGAGCAGGCTTACTACTATTCTTGTGGAAAGGGATACACCAGGCTTTAAGGCTGAAAGGATGCTTGGCAAGATGATGTGGAGGGCTGCCGATACTGCAAAGCTGACTTTTGACAATTGCAGGGTACCATATACAAACCTGCTTGGAAAGGAAGGGCAGGGTGCAAAGTACATGCTCAAAACGCTTGACGGTGGACGACTGTCGGTAGCAGCAATGGGCCTTGGGCTTGCTCAAGGTGCTTATGAATTGGCACATAAGCATGCAAAAACGCGAGTGCAGTTTGGTAAACCCATCATCCGCAACCAGGCCATCAGTTTTAAACTGGCCGATATGGATATGAAGCTTGAACTTGCACGTAACACGCTCTATAAGGCCTGTATCCTCAAGGACAGGGGCTACAGCTACACACGTGAGGCGGCAATTGCCAAATTATACACATCCGAGATTGCCCGTGAGATAGCCGACGAGGCAGTGCAAATCTTTGGCGGTTCGGGTCTGTTTAAAAACAACCCCGTCGAACGCTTTTACCGCGACCAGCGACTGCTGCAAATAGGTGAAGGCACCTCAGAAATATTGAGACTTGTGATCTCACGTCTGCTATAG
- a CDS encoding enoyl-CoA hydratase-related protein, whose protein sequence is MSLIKKYSGEICYLELNNPEKRNALDKILITELIRFFEESTESSKFTTLVISGNGGIFSSGADLAWMKEGMNQTEEQNLEDARLFNKLYSTMYSYPKPVIVRVDKGAYGGALGLMACADIVCTTPDAEFAFSEVRLGLIPATVAPCVVRKIGISAARQLFLTARRFSGSEALSFGLVNFLFSEEQLAVKTRELAAEVAKNSPQALKETKLLLNRLGSYVVPIGEDLDEYCARLIAAARTSTDGREGLSAFFEKRKPVWND, encoded by the coding sequence ATGTCACTGATTAAGAAGTACTCAGGCGAAATATGCTACCTCGAACTCAATAACCCTGAAAAGCGCAATGCGCTGGACAAGATTTTGATTACCGAACTAATCCGTTTCTTTGAAGAAAGTACTGAAAGTTCAAAGTTCACCACCCTCGTAATCAGCGGTAATGGAGGCATCTTCTCCTCGGGTGCAGATCTGGCCTGGATGAAGGAAGGTATGAACCAGACTGAGGAGCAAAACCTCGAAGATGCAAGGCTTTTCAATAAGCTCTACTCGACAATGTACAGCTACCCAAAACCGGTTATTGTCAGGGTTGACAAGGGCGCCTACGGGGGCGCCCTTGGATTGATGGCCTGTGCCGACATTGTCTGCACTACACCCGATGCAGAATTTGCATTTAGCGAAGTCAGACTTGGTCTTATTCCCGCCACAGTTGCTCCCTGTGTTGTAAGAAAAATCGGAATATCTGCTGCAAGGCAGCTCTTCCTTACTGCACGGCGCTTTAGCGGAAGCGAAGCATTAAGTTTTGGACTTGTTAACTTTCTTTTCAGTGAGGAGCAGCTGGCCGTGAAGACCAGAGAACTGGCGGCCGAGGTGGCAAAGAATAGTCCTCAGGCATTAAAAGAGACAAAGTTGTTACTGAACCGTTTGGGTTCTTATGTTGTTCCTATAGGCGAAGACCTGGATGAGTACTGTGCACGACTTATTGCTGCGGCACGTACCTCAACCGATGGCCGGGAAGGCCTGAGTGCCTTCTTTGAAAAACGAAAACCAGTTTGGAATGACTAA
- a CDS encoding N-acetylmuramoyl-L-alanine amidase-like domain-containing protein — MRYLCLILVPVLVLACSGKSVTRAESVHKTKNGDTVETDGGASVSKKGIVEMVQENHEDMVDLSPGELYLDRVVLTTAKDSSLFEELRAKALVEAFENMSLGEKLLAIGEHFMGVPYVSGTLETEGEERLVINLRELDCVTFVEYVMAMALSFEDTAGDFRSFTRQLKNLRYRANERVSYEARLHYFSEWILDKEAKGILSTTNQTIGNATMKTKVDFMSTHANLYPVLQNNPSLIARFKEIEGSISAHEFRYFTSDTIAHIEHLVENGDLIAFVTSTPGLDFSHCAFAAKRNGRLYVLHASTRENKVEYSPVPLSEYIGQMRGVTGIVTARFR; from the coding sequence GTGAGATACTTGTGTTTGATACTGGTGCCGGTATTGGTTCTTGCGTGCAGTGGTAAGTCCGTTACCAGGGCGGAGTCTGTGCATAAGACTAAGAATGGTGATACTGTTGAGACAGATGGGGGAGCATCTGTCTCAAAGAAGGGAATTGTTGAGATGGTTCAGGAAAACCATGAGGACATGGTTGACTTGAGTCCCGGGGAATTATATCTCGACAGAGTGGTGCTTACTACAGCTAAGGACTCATCGTTATTTGAGGAGCTTAGGGCAAAAGCACTGGTAGAAGCTTTTGAGAATATGTCTTTGGGTGAAAAGCTGCTAGCCATCGGCGAACACTTTATGGGTGTGCCTTATGTGTCGGGTACCCTGGAAACCGAAGGGGAGGAGAGACTTGTAATCAATCTCAGGGAACTGGATTGTGTGACCTTTGTCGAGTATGTGATGGCCATGGCTCTGAGCTTTGAGGATACAGCCGGGGACTTCAGATCATTTACACGTCAATTAAAGAATCTCCGTTACAGGGCTAATGAAAGGGTCTCTTATGAAGCCAGGTTGCACTACTTCAGCGAATGGATACTAGATAAAGAAGCTAAAGGCATACTCAGCACAACCAATCAAACAATCGGCAATGCCACGATGAAGACTAAGGTCGACTTTATGTCCACCCATGCCAATCTATATCCCGTATTACAGAATAATCCCTCACTTATCGCAAGATTCAAGGAGATTGAAGGTAGCATCTCAGCTCATGAGTTCAGGTATTTTACATCAGATACAATTGCTCATATCGAGCATCTTGTTGAAAACGGTGATCTGATCGCCTTTGTTACCAGCACCCCCGGATTGGATTTCTCCCATTGCGCCTTTGCAGCAAAGCGAAATGGACGTCTCTATGTTCTGCATGCTTCAACACGGGAAAACAAGGTTGAGTACAGTCCCGTTCCCCTTAGCGAATACATTGGTCAAATGCGCGGTGTTACAGGAATTGTTACTGCCCGCTTCAGGTAA
- a CDS encoding hydroxymethylglutaryl-CoA reductase, producing the protein MQPIKGFSKLSREQKIEYLRETYGLGAEFDETLASFRHTELQEVFDNFSENTLSNYYLPFGVAPNFLINGRLYAVPMVIEESSVVAAAARAASFWAKNGGFRVEVLGTVKTGDLWFEWHGSEAELRKHEEELKDHLRREVSPVTASMEKRGGGIIQLELLSSDQGHHTAGTTSGSVSQNVSAGESKHGSATGAGKVTDEYAAAGTPHSSHSLPFVYRIKAYFETADSMGANFINTVLEAMKEPILDFFREKQLGEPEIIMAILSNNYPGCIVKCSVECPVEALKPYAGTFTPTEFARRFKLAVDIATANVDRAVTHNKGIYNGVDAVILATGNDFRAIEAAGHAYASRNGRYTSLSECSVVDDHFTMSLCLPMAVGTVGGLTRLHPLARKALEIIQEPSAAELMGIAAAAGLANNFSAVASLVTTGIQKGHMKLHLPNILNSLDASEEEKQAAFEYFNSHTVSVKAVKDFIEQRRKQ; encoded by the coding sequence ATGCAGCCAATCAAAGGATTTTCAAAACTTTCGCGTGAGCAAAAGATAGAATATCTCAGGGAGACCTATGGCCTGGGGGCCGAGTTTGATGAAACTCTGGCCAGCTTCAGGCATACTGAACTGCAGGAGGTCTTCGACAACTTTTCAGAGAATACACTAAGCAATTATTACCTGCCTTTCGGGGTGGCACCCAACTTCCTGATCAATGGCCGGCTCTATGCCGTTCCCATGGTTATTGAGGAGAGTTCGGTAGTCGCTGCAGCCGCCAGAGCGGCATCCTTTTGGGCAAAAAACGGAGGCTTCCGGGTTGAGGTGTTGGGAACCGTCAAGACAGGGGATCTATGGTTTGAATGGCATGGCAGCGAAGCTGAGCTAAGAAAGCACGAAGAAGAACTTAAAGATCACCTACGCCGGGAAGTCAGTCCGGTAACTGCCTCCATGGAAAAGCGAGGGGGCGGGATTATCCAGTTGGAGCTACTATCTTCCGACCAAGGCCATCATACTGCCGGCACCACATCTGGCAGTGTATCTCAAAACGTCAGTGCCGGCGAGTCAAAACACGGCAGTGCAACAGGTGCAGGAAAAGTAACAGATGAGTATGCTGCCGCCGGGACACCCCACAGTTCACACTCCCTTCCCTTTGTGTACCGTATAAAGGCTTACTTCGAGACGGCCGACAGTATGGGTGCAAACTTTATAAATACAGTTCTGGAGGCTATGAAGGAGCCTATACTTGACTTCTTCCGTGAGAAGCAACTTGGGGAACCGGAAATCATTATGGCAATATTGTCAAACAATTACCCAGGATGCATTGTAAAATGCTCGGTGGAGTGTCCTGTCGAAGCACTTAAACCCTATGCCGGAACTTTTACCCCGACTGAGTTTGCCCGTAGATTTAAACTGGCCGTTGATATTGCCACAGCTAATGTGGACAGAGCAGTAACGCATAATAAAGGGATTTACAACGGTGTGGATGCCGTGATACTTGCAACGGGCAACGACTTTAGAGCTATTGAGGCCGCAGGACATGCCTATGCCTCACGCAATGGTCGTTACACTTCCCTGTCTGAATGCAGTGTTGTTGATGACCATTTCACAATGTCCCTATGCCTGCCTATGGCCGTGGGAACAGTAGGGGGACTTACAAGATTGCATCCGCTTGCACGCAAGGCTCTTGAGATCATACAGGAGCCGAGTGCTGCCGAACTAATGGGAATTGCTGCAGCTGCAGGACTGGCAAATAATTTCAGTGCGGTAGCATCGCTTGTAACCACCGGAATACAGAAGGGACATATGAAACTCCACCTGCCCAATATACTCAACTCACTTGATGCAAGCGAAGAGGAGAAACAGGCTGCCTTTGAGTACTTTAATTCCCACACTGTCAGTGTAAAGGCTGTAAAGGACTTTATTGAGCAAAGGAGAAAACAGTGA
- a CDS encoding acetyl/propionyl/methylcrotonyl-CoA carboxylase subunit alpha, which translates to MTKGSISFRPIRRLFIANRGEVALRIVRSARAMGIRTIGLVSDSEPDTFADEKAYIQGESLADTYLNAAEIVSLALRYRADAIHPGYGFLSENADFARRTEAAGLIFVGPSPEAIELMGNKITARRIAMENQVPVTMSIEGSINEIAGRSSALHYPLIVKAAAGGGGKGMVKIEDPAMLADKLSQTAREAANYFGNDTVYLEQYIENPRHIEVQVFGDLHGNLVHLFERECSIQRRFQKIIEEAPAPGLSEEKRAQLTRDALALCRAIGYHNAGTVEFLLDESGRHYFLEMNTRLQVEHPVTESITGLDMVELQLKVAMGLPLPFTQDDIRINGHAIESRIYAENPLRDFIPSPGQILKVKWPSNILARTDTWFDTPVEIKPNFDPMLAKVITHAPTRDAAIAGHLNALGETLICGIDTNIEYLKSIMLSGKYMAGDTTTAFCSKHEYRAAKIINPEVAAIAALMLQLLYRNKGESVWQSTGFWRLDRQYEFLLNRESYNISWEGAGRAVSVTVNASNRYQVENAFLDETVLGFTLSGESFRFAWASAEQAGFVLEHGMSRWAVRPVLPLQTKADTSAQKRSGDNVKAPIPGRIVEVKVKEGDLVSAGDTLVVLEAMKMENLLTAPAGGRVRLVHAQSGTQVKANEVLVEIEPTQAS; encoded by the coding sequence ATGACTAAAGGAAGTATCAGCTTTCGACCTATAAGACGATTGTTTATAGCAAACAGAGGAGAGGTGGCGCTTCGAATCGTTAGAAGTGCACGCGCGATGGGAATCAGAACCATAGGACTGGTAAGCGACAGCGAACCCGACACCTTTGCCGACGAAAAGGCCTATATACAGGGGGAATCACTTGCAGATACATACCTCAATGCCGCAGAGATTGTGTCCCTGGCTCTGAGATACAGGGCTGACGCCATCCATCCCGGCTATGGTTTCCTTTCTGAGAATGCAGACTTTGCACGGAGGACCGAGGCTGCCGGACTGATATTTGTTGGTCCCTCACCGGAGGCTATTGAACTGATGGGCAACAAAATAACTGCCCGCAGGATTGCAATGGAAAACCAGGTCCCCGTCACAATGTCCATCGAAGGATCAATCAACGAAATTGCCGGGAGGAGTTCCGCGTTGCACTATCCACTTATCGTAAAAGCTGCTGCCGGTGGTGGTGGTAAGGGTATGGTGAAGATCGAAGACCCTGCAATGCTGGCCGACAAACTGTCACAAACAGCTCGTGAGGCGGCAAACTACTTCGGCAACGATACTGTTTACCTCGAACAATACATAGAAAACCCTCGCCATATAGAGGTGCAGGTCTTCGGCGACCTGCACGGCAACCTGGTGCATCTCTTCGAGAGGGAATGCAGCATACAGCGGCGCTTCCAGAAGATTATCGAAGAGGCTCCTGCTCCGGGACTATCGGAGGAGAAGCGTGCCCAATTGACCCGTGATGCTCTGGCGCTTTGCAGGGCCATCGGCTATCATAATGCCGGCACAGTAGAGTTTCTGCTCGACGAGTCGGGCAGGCATTACTTCCTCGAGATGAATACCCGCTTGCAGGTCGAACACCCGGTTACTGAAAGTATTACCGGACTCGACATGGTGGAACTGCAGCTGAAGGTGGCAATGGGTCTGCCCCTCCCCTTCACCCAGGACGATATCCGCATCAATGGACATGCAATAGAGAGCCGTATCTATGCCGAAAACCCACTGCGTGACTTTATTCCATCACCGGGACAGATACTGAAGGTCAAGTGGCCCTCTAACATACTTGCACGCACGGATACCTGGTTTGATACCCCCGTGGAAATCAAACCCAACTTCGACCCCATGCTTGCAAAGGTGATTACCCATGCGCCAACACGTGATGCTGCTATTGCAGGACATCTAAATGCCCTTGGTGAAACGCTGATTTGTGGGATAGACACAAATATCGAATACCTCAAAAGCATTATGCTGAGCGGGAAGTACATGGCAGGGGACACGACCACCGCCTTTTGCTCAAAACATGAGTACAGGGCTGCAAAGATTATCAACCCTGAGGTTGCTGCAATTGCAGCGCTGATGCTGCAATTACTCTACCGTAATAAGGGTGAGTCGGTCTGGCAAAGCACCGGCTTTTGGAGACTGGACCGACAGTATGAGTTTTTGCTTAACAGAGAGTCTTACAATATCTCGTGGGAAGGAGCAGGACGTGCTGTTTCGGTAACTGTAAATGCGTCAAACCGCTACCAGGTAGAGAATGCCTTCCTTGATGAGACTGTGCTGGGCTTCACCCTTTCTGGAGAGTCCTTCCGCTTTGCATGGGCAAGTGCTGAGCAGGCAGGCTTTGTGCTTGAACATGGCATGAGCCGCTGGGCGGTCAGACCTGTTCTGCCTTTGCAGACCAAGGCAGATACTTCCGCACAGAAGCGTAGTGGCGACAATGTAAAAGCCCCTATCCCGGGTCGCATTGTCGAGGTGAAGGTAAAGGAAGGAGATCTTGTAAGTGCTGGTGATACCCTTGTGGTACTGGAGGCCATGAAGATGGAAAACCTTCTGACGGCCCCTGCCGGCGGAAGGGTCAGGTTGGTACATGCTCAATCTGGTACCCAGGTCAAGGCCAATGAGGTTCTCGTTGAGATAGAACCTACGCAGGCATCCTGA
- a CDS encoding isopentenyl-diphosphate delta-isomerase, with protein MEERKKEHIELAFKSRIEGADANRYFNYEPMLSPHHSGAPTPISFAGKRMMLPVWVSSMTGGTRSAAEINRNLARVCAEYGMGMGLGSCRILLEDRSHWKDFDVRDIIGNEVPLFANIGIAQLEKMLKDGSWERLEELVHLLRADGLIIHVNPLQEAFQPEGDIFEEAPINTLSRFVEKTRIPLIVKEVGQGMGPESLKALLQLPLEAIEFGALGGTNFTLLELRRQEDFDTKPFESFANVGHTASEMCAFVNEMLDSSIYIRTRNIIISGGISDVLEGYRLVRTCRMPALFGMGSGFLRYATGDYGKLKAFAEQLKKSLSLADAYLRLRQQPDK; from the coding sequence ATGGAAGAAAGGAAAAAGGAGCATATCGAACTGGCTTTCAAGTCGAGGATTGAAGGGGCGGATGCAAACCGTTACTTCAACTATGAACCTATGTTGTCACCTCATCACAGCGGGGCACCCACACCAATCAGTTTTGCCGGAAAACGGATGATGCTGCCTGTTTGGGTCTCAAGCATGACCGGAGGCACACGTAGTGCCGCGGAAATCAACAGAAACCTGGCAAGGGTCTGCGCCGAGTACGGCATGGGCATGGGACTTGGATCATGTAGGATACTGCTTGAGGACAGAAGCCATTGGAAGGACTTCGACGTGCGCGATATAATCGGGAATGAGGTTCCCCTCTTTGCCAATATCGGCATAGCCCAGCTCGAAAAGATGCTCAAAGACGGTTCCTGGGAGCGCTTGGAGGAGCTGGTTCACCTGCTCCGTGCCGACGGTCTGATAATCCACGTCAACCCCTTACAGGAAGCCTTCCAACCCGAAGGTGACATCTTTGAGGAGGCACCGATAAATACCCTAAGTCGCTTTGTGGAAAAGACAAGGATCCCACTTATCGTAAAAGAGGTGGGCCAGGGAATGGGACCTGAAAGCCTCAAAGCCCTGCTGCAGCTTCCCCTCGAAGCTATCGAGTTTGGTGCCCTTGGAGGCACCAACTTTACCCTACTGGAACTGAGGAGACAGGAGGATTTTGACACAAAGCCCTTTGAGAGTTTTGCCAACGTTGGACACACGGCTTCGGAAATGTGTGCCTTTGTCAACGAGATGCTTGACAGTTCGATATATATACGCACCAGAAATATTATAATCTCCGGGGGCATCAGTGATGTGCTGGAGGGCTACAGGCTTGTAAGAACTTGCAGAATGCCGGCTCTCTTTGGTATGGGCTCCGGATTTTTGCGCTATGCAACGGGCGATTACGGTAAACTTAAAGCCTTTGCCGAGCAATTGAAGAAGAGCCTGAGCCTGGCCGATGCTTATCTCAGACTGAGGCAGCAACCGGACAAATAA